Genomic DNA from Acidimicrobiales bacterium:
ACCCGGACCTCGAAGTGGAGATGGGGGCCGGTCGAGTTACCGGTCGAGCCGACGTAGCCGATGACCTCGCCCCGACCGACCTGCTGGCCGGTCGACACCGCGATCTTCGACTGGTGGGCGTACAACGTGGTGATCCCGTTGCCGTGGTTGATGATGACGGCGTTGCCGTACCCGCCGTACGGACCGGCGTGGATGACGGTCCCGCCAGCCGAGGCAGCAATGGGCGTGCCGGTGCCGGCACCGAGGTCGATCCCGGCGTGGAGCCGTTTCGTGCCGTAGATCGGATGGATCCTCCAGCCGTACTCGCTCGTGACGTAGGCGGAGATCGGCCACTGGAACCCGGAGGCCGAGACACCGCCGGCGCCAGCCGCCGGTGGCGGCGGCGGCGGGATGGCTTTGGCCTCTTCGGCCCGGATGAATTCGCTGAGTGCCGCTTCCTCGGCCGCAAACTCGGCGACGGTCTCCTCCCACTCGGCGATGCGAGCGTCGAGTTCGGCCTTCAGCGCGGCCTGGACGGCCTGCTGTTCTTCGAGATCGACGAGGATCGCCGCCATGTCGGCCTCGAGCACCGCCGCCTGTTCGACCGCGTTGTCGGCGATCGCCTGGGCGATGTCGGCGTCCTCCTCGACGACCCGCATCTGTTCGAGCAGATCGGGGGCATCGGTGTTGGCGAGCTGGAGCATGGTGGCCCGTCGCATGGCATCGGCGGGATTCTCAGCGGAGAGGTAGTCGTAGGACACACCGGTGAGGCCCTCGTCCCCGACGAACCCGCTCACGGCGAGCTCGGCGAGGCGTGCTCGAATGTCGGCAATCCTGGCCTCGGCCGCAAGCACATCGGCCGACGCCTGCTCGGCAACGGCGTGGGCCACATCGAGCTGGCGTTGTGCGTCGGCCAGTGCATTCTGCTGGGCGAGAACGCTCTCGTTGATCGCCTCAAGCGCCGCTTGGATCTCACGGTCGTCGGCTCGCGCCGCGTCGAGTTCCGCCGCTGCTGCCGCACGCTCCTCGCGCACCTGCTCACGCTGCGAACGGGCGTCGTCGATCGACTCCTGTCCGCCGGCGGCATCGACACCACCGACCACGAGCGTGGCGGCGATCGCCAAACCGGCGAACCGCCGCGCCATCGTGCGGCGGAGCGTGGGATTGGCGACGGGAAGCGGGGGGAACTGATCATCCAACATCGGAATCAAGCGAGGATACTCGCTTCACCACAGCCTTCGAGGATGGGGCGCTAGCGTGTCACCGTGGGTGAACGTTCGACGCAGGGGGGAGCGGGCGACAACAGCTCGGCTCGCGCCCGCCCCGGCGACGACTCCCGCAAGGGAAGTGCCGCTCGCCTGACCCCGTCGCAGCGTGATGCGGTGATCGAAGGCCTCCGACTGCCGGCACGAGGCGTGGGAGCAACCGTCGTCGCGGCCGACGCCCTCGCTTCCGCCGATCTGCCAATCGTGATCGGCGGTGAGACCGTCGGCGGTCTTCGCCTCTCCGGCCTCCACGGGGCGCTCGACCGCCTCATCGACCAGATCGAGCGGGAACTGGGCCAGCCGGTCGAGCGGCTCGATCGCGAAGGAAAACAGGCGGTCGTCCGACGTCTCGACGAGCTCGGCGCCTTCAACTTGCGAAAGGCGGTCGAAGACATCGCCGACCGTCTCCACGTCTCGCGCTTCACGGTCTACAACTACCTCAACGGTCAGCCCTGATCACCAGGACCGCTCGGGCCTGCGTCCCCAGTACCGTCGAGCCCGACGATTCCTCGACAAAGGTGATTGACGTGGCCGACGGGCAGGACATTCCGCGCGAGACACTCGACTGGGCGACCTACGGCACCGCCATACGGCAATTGGCCCAGCAGGTGGCCGACAGTGGGTATCGGCCCGACATGATCCTGGCGATCGCCCGCGGCGGACTCTTCGCTGCCGGCTCCCTGGGCTATGCACTCTCGGTCAAGAACCTCTACGTGATGAACCTCGAGTTCTATGCCGGCGTCGACGAGCGGCTGTCGGTCCCGATCATGCTCCCGCCCTACATGGACAAGGTCGACCTGACCGGCGCGAAGATCCTCGTCGCCGACGACGTCGCCGACACCGGCCACACACTCAAGGCGGTCCACGAGTTCTGCCAGGACGTCGTCGACGAGTCACGCACCGCGGTGATCTATGAGAAGCCACACTCGTTGGTCAAGTGCGACTACGTGTGGAAGAAGACCGACCGATGGATCAACTTCCCCTGGTCGACCGAGCCGCCGCTGGCCGGGCCGGCCGACGGCAACATCGTCGTCGACGCCTGAGCGTTGCCCGAGGGTGATCTCGCCCCCTCGCCAACTCGGCGCATCGGCTCGCCTACGATCTGCGACGTGATGTCGACATGATCAAGCGGATCCTCTACGCCCTCGTCGGCGCGGCCGCTGCCGCCGTGATGATCTCGGCGGTGACCCATGCGGTCGACTTCGACCAGACCACGTTCGAGGACGGCGACGGCCGCTACGCCATCGCTGCGGTCGGCGCGTTGGTGTTCCTCGTTTGCCTCTACTTGCTGGTGGCCGATCTGGCGGGGGCCCGGCGGGCCAACCACCTTCCCGAGGACGAGGTGGAGTACGACGAGGTACCTGCCACCTTCTCCGACCGTCTGGCCACCACGCGTCCGGCCGATACGGCCGCCACGACCCAACGCCGGGGGCCGATCATCGTGACCCAGCCCGCGCCGGCAACCGCCGCGTCCCCCGGTGCGGTCAGAGGCAGCGGCGGCAGCCTCTTCGGCGTCACCACGCCGGCGCCACGGCCCAGCAGCGCCGACGGCCTCTTCGGTCGGCGGAATACCACTCGCCGAAACGACCCCGAAGCTGCTCCGAGCGCACCCCCCACGGCCGACGCTGTCCGCCCCGCACCGGCCCCGAGCGGGCGTCCCGCACCGACGCCCGGCGCCGCCCTCTTCGGACGCGAACCGCACACGCCACCGGCCGCCAGGCCCAGCACACCAGGTGCCTCCCTCTTCGGACGGGAGCCGACGACGACGCCGCCCAGCACCTCGGCCGGCGACGCCTCGCTCTTGGCCCCCGAGCCAGCCACCGCTCCCCCGGCAACTCACCCTGCAGCACCTCCTGCGACCCCTGCCTCGACGCCGCCAACAGCAGCACCGCCGCCTTCAGCACCGCCAACCTCGCCGCCGTTCAGCGACATCTCACCAGCCACCACCCCGTCCGTCGCCGACGCTCCGCCGGCACCTGCCGAAGCGCCAAACGAGCCGGTCATCGCTGCTCCGGAGCCGATGCAACCACTCGGCCCGCCCCCGGCACCTGCCGAGCCCGTCGCCGAGCCCATTGCGTTGCGGGACTACCACCCGGCCGAAATCGACCGCACCATCGACGAGCAGCGACGGGTTGCGGTCGATGCGTTGGTTGCCTCCGGCACGTTGAGCGACGACGGTCCGCTCACGCCCGAGGACATTCGCACCATGTTGTTCATCGCCCTCAGCTCCGAGCAGCTGCGGTCGATCCTGCACGAGGCCCGCCTCGACGAGCCGCTGCCCGCCGTGACCGAAACGGCGCCGCATCAGGCACTCACCACCAGTGCGACCGATCCCATGGCGCAGGACGAGGACTTCACCGGCCACCCCGACGACGCCCTCCCCCAGTGGCAGGTCATCGACGACCCCGAGGACAATCTCGACCCGGACGACCGAGTCGACCCGGACGACCGTGTCGATCCGGAGGACAGTGTCGATCCGGAGGACAGTGTCGACGCCGAAGACACGGGCGACGACGAGCCTCCGTCGCCGGGCTACCTGTACGTCACCGGCGGCAACTGATCCCCACCCCAAAACGTCCGATCCCCGCCACCACGAGGCGACGGGGATCACGCAGGACTGACGGGGTGGAGGTGAGGGGAGTTGAACCCCTGGCCTCCTCGATGCGACCGAGGCGCTCTAGCCAACTGAGCTACACCCCCGTGACGAGCCGGCTGACGAGGAACCTCGCAACCGGCGCCGAGCAAATATAGCGGGTCTCAGCGATCTCCCACCGCTCGGGCGTAGCCGGTCTTGACCGACTGCTGTGTGCTGCCGAGATAGGAGACGTTCTGGAGGCGCAGGTTCTCGGCGGCACCGGCTCGAGAGGCGAGCACGAGGTAGCCGATCAGTGCGGCATCGAGCAGCAGGTGCTGCCACCAGAAGATGCCGTTCAGCGCCAGCGCAAGGACGAATGACGCAGCAGCCGCCATCACGAGTGCCAGGAAGACCTGCAGTCGGCGCTTCTTGACCGACTGGGCCTGCCACGACCCACCGCTCATCGAACGAGAACGATCCGGCGCCTGCCCGAGCACCGACAACTGGTGGTTGAAGTGGCCGACCGGGTCACGCCGGGCGCCATTCATCATGTTCTGGAGTGCCGGTCGGCCCAGCACCCAACCCCAGACCAGGGCGAGAGCGGTGAGGACGACGGTGGGGAACCAAGGCATGTCGGAGGGACACCCTCTCTGGAGGAATCGAGCACGAACGGGGCTGAGGGATGGGCGGATGTCCTCACGGCGGTGAGTCGATACGCCCGGAAGCCGAGGTTGAACCTACTACGACCCTCCGCGTCCGACAACCGCACCGGGCGTTCCGCAGGTCAGGAGCGATGGGTCCCTTCGGACCCCTCACCAGCACCGTCACCGTTGGTGTCGGTGCCCTCACGCACGTCGGTTTCGGCCCGTCGATACACCCCGGATCTACCCCCGGTCTTCTCCCACAAGGCGATGTCACCGATCGTCATCGACTTGTCGGTCGACTTGCACATGTCATAGATCGTGAGGGCCGCGATCGAGCAGGCCGTCAGCGCCTCCATCTCGACCCCGGTGCGGTCGACGGTGTCGACCTGCGCCTCGATCTCGATGAAGTCGTCGCCGATCTCGAAGTTGACCAGCACGGCGCCGACCATCAGCGGATGACACAGCGGAATGAGGTCGCTGGTCCGCTTGGCGGCTTGGATGCCTGCCACCCGGGCAACCGCCAGGACGTCGCCCTTCGACATCGCCCGCTGGGCCACCATCGACGTGGTCTCGGGCGCCATGTTGACCCGGCCTCGGGCCACGGCACGACGATGCGTCGGCTCTTTCGGCGTGACATCGACCATGCGCGCGCGGCCGAGGGGATCGAGATGGGTGAACGTTCCGTCAGTCACCCCGACACCCTAGCCATGGGTGCCGCTTCGGGCTCAGCCGCCCAGCTGGCTCATCGACTTCGACGGACGGAGGAAGTGCACCTGCCCGATGGCGTGGCCCGCCCACTTCCGCTCGATCTCGCCGGCAACGGCG
This window encodes:
- a CDS encoding peptidoglycan DD-metalloendopeptidase family protein, translated to MLDDQFPPLPVANPTLRRTMARRFAGLAIAATLVVGGVDAAGGQESIDDARSQREQVREERAAAAAELDAARADDREIQAALEAINESVLAQQNALADAQRQLDVAHAVAEQASADVLAAEARIADIRARLAELAVSGFVGDEGLTGVSYDYLSAENPADAMRRATMLQLANTDAPDLLEQMRVVEEDADIAQAIADNAVEQAAVLEADMAAILVDLEEQQAVQAALKAELDARIAEWEETVAEFAAEEAALSEFIRAEEAKAIPPPPPPAAGAGGVSASGFQWPISAYVTSEYGWRIHPIYGTKRLHAGIDLGAGTGTPIAASAGGTVIHAGPYGGYGNAVIINHGNGITTLYAHQSKIAVSTGQQVGRGEVIGYVGSTGNSTGPHLHFEVRVNGSAVNPRGYLP
- a CDS encoding helix-turn-helix domain-containing protein, with translation MGERSTQGGAGDNSSARARPGDDSRKGSAARLTPSQRDAVIEGLRLPARGVGATVVAADALASADLPIVIGGETVGGLRLSGLHGALDRLIDQIERELGQPVERLDREGKQAVVRRLDELGAFNLRKAVEDIADRLHVSRFTVYNYLNGQP
- a CDS encoding phosphoribosyltransferase; translated protein: MADGQDIPRETLDWATYGTAIRQLAQQVADSGYRPDMILAIARGGLFAAGSLGYALSVKNLYVMNLEFYAGVDERLSVPIMLPPYMDKVDLTGAKILVADDVADTGHTLKAVHEFCQDVVDESRTAVIYEKPHSLVKCDYVWKKTDRWINFPWSTEPPLAGPADGNIVVDA
- the moaC gene encoding cyclic pyranopterin monophosphate synthase MoaC, which produces MTDGTFTHLDPLGRARMVDVTPKEPTHRRAVARGRVNMAPETTSMVAQRAMSKGDVLAVARVAGIQAAKRTSDLIPLCHPLMVGAVLVNFEIGDDFIEIEAQVDTVDRTGVEMEALTACSIAALTIYDMCKSTDKSMTIGDIALWEKTGGRSGVYRRAETDVREGTDTNGDGAGEGSEGTHRS